From a region of the Geothrix sp. 21YS21S-2 genome:
- a CDS encoding type II toxin-antitoxin system VapC family toxin, whose translation MDIPAGRPERHPLADFAAILIMQLQKSDHPTKDMEKAEAFLRPITIIPLGREEAMDWGLIEARLRKEGTPIEAEDGMIGATAHKHGLTLVTGNSKHFGRIKGYASLIGNNTHPKSEPLLRSGTGSSLRGGGGP comes from the coding sequence ATGGACATTCCAGCCGGGAGGCCTGAACGCCATCCTCTTGCGGATTTCGCAGCGATATTGATTATGCAATTACAGAAATCCGACCACCCAACGAAGGACATGGAAAAGGCTGAAGCGTTTCTGAGGCCCATCACCATCATCCCGTTGGGACGGGAGGAAGCGATGGACTGGGGTTTGATCGAAGCACGACTCCGAAAAGAGGGAACCCCGATCGAAGCCGAAGACGGCATGATTGGCGCCACCGCGCATAAGCATGGCCTGACCCTTGTCACCGGAAATAGTAAACATTTTGGTAGGATCAAGGGTTACGCATCGTTGATTGGGAACAACACCCACCCGAAGTCTGAACCCCTCTTGCGCTCCGGGACCGGATCCTCGCTTCGTGGCGGTGGCGGGCCGTGA
- a CDS encoding sensor histidine kinase, which produces MQAEHLFRTTVHRIRRPLTWGAILVFGLLWNLTRWALGPGSLPLDGEALAPFAWGFFFLVLSPLPWQWTGTADAVAGPFRGLLQAIPFNAACAFLLLVLLGAGAPPMGPRGMGRGMMGRGGMGMHGSMGGALPPRLLILAAAYLCFAVLLGGVLAQMERAERSEDRAVKAAAQARLKALQNQMNPHVLFNAISGVAEMVREDPAGAEKVLVDLAGLLRHLLDLGDRASLALAQERKVVEQYLALEQLRLGRRLQVRWSWDPGLDAREVPPLLLQPLVENAVRHGIGPERAGGELHISLRPWGRGLELEVANTGRPPGEGAPDSIGLRNLRERLALLGADPATSFRLWREGEWTRAVIQLPGGDRA; this is translated from the coding sequence ATGCAGGCTGAGCACCTTTTCAGGACCACCGTCCACAGGATCCGGCGCCCCCTCACCTGGGGCGCCATCCTTGTGTTCGGCCTTCTCTGGAACCTCACCCGGTGGGCCCTGGGGCCCGGGAGCCTCCCGCTGGACGGGGAGGCCCTGGCGCCCTTCGCCTGGGGCTTCTTCTTCCTGGTGCTCTCCCCCCTGCCCTGGCAGTGGACCGGCACCGCGGACGCCGTGGCCGGGCCGTTCCGGGGTCTCCTCCAGGCCATCCCCTTCAACGCGGCCTGCGCCTTCCTCCTTCTGGTGCTGCTCGGCGCCGGCGCCCCGCCCATGGGCCCGCGCGGAATGGGCCGGGGCATGATGGGCCGGGGCGGCATGGGCATGCACGGGTCCATGGGGGGGGCCCTGCCGCCCAGGCTCCTGATCCTGGCGGCGGCCTACCTCTGCTTCGCCGTCCTCCTCGGGGGCGTCCTGGCCCAGATGGAACGGGCCGAACGCAGCGAGGACCGGGCCGTGAAGGCCGCCGCCCAGGCCCGCCTGAAGGCCCTGCAGAACCAGATGAATCCCCACGTGCTCTTCAACGCCATCAGCGGCGTGGCCGAGATGGTCCGGGAGGACCCCGCCGGCGCCGAGAAGGTGCTGGTGGACCTGGCCGGCCTGCTGCGCCACCTTCTGGACCTGGGCGACCGCGCCTCCCTGGCCCTGGCCCAGGAACGGAAGGTGGTGGAGCAGTACCTGGCCCTGGAGCAGCTCCGCCTGGGCAGGCGCCTCCAGGTCCGGTGGTCCTGGGATCCGGGTCTGGACGCCCGCGAAGTGCCGCCCCTCCTCCTCCAGCCCCTGGTGGAGAACGCCGTCAGGCACGGCATCGGCCCCGAGCGCGCCGGAGGCGAGCTCCACATCAGCCTGCGCCCCTGGGGCCGCGGACTGGAGCTGGAAGTGGCCAACACCGGCCGGCCCCCGGGCGAAGGCGCGCCGGACAGCATCGGCCTGCGCAACCTCAGGGAGCGTCTAGCCCTGCTGGGAGCCGATCCCGCCACCTCCTTCCGGCTCTGGCGGGAAGGCGAGTGGACCCGGGCTGTCATCCAGCTGCCGGGAGGGGACCGTGCCTGA
- a CDS encoding Spy/CpxP family protein refolding chaperone: protein MKTSIRTLILCAGAFALMALPALAQGGPGSCRRGGVCANLPGVTEAQKTAFAALEAKHRPDMEAKRKAVREAHDALRQAMAKPGADLKALFDKESQARFALLEARQANRMEMEKLLTPEQKAQWEKRWSEGPGMGRGMGHGRGMGRGNGACPQGMR, encoded by the coding sequence ATGAAGACATCCATCCGAACCCTCATCCTCTGCGCCGGCGCCTTCGCCCTGATGGCCCTGCCCGCCCTGGCCCAGGGCGGACCGGGGTCCTGCCGGCGCGGCGGCGTCTGCGCGAACCTCCCGGGCGTCACGGAAGCCCAGAAGACGGCCTTCGCCGCCCTGGAGGCCAAGCACCGGCCCGACATGGAAGCCAAGAGGAAGGCCGTCCGGGAGGCCCACGACGCCCTCCGGCAGGCCATGGCCAAGCCCGGCGCCGACCTCAAGGCCCTCTTCGACAAGGAGAGCCAGGCCCGCTTCGCCCTCCTGGAAGCGCGCCAGGCCAACCGCATGGAAATGGAGAAGCTCCTCACCCCCGAGCAGAAGGCCCAGTGGGAAAAGCGCTGGAGCGAAGGCCCCGGCATGGGCAGGGGCATGGGTCACGGCAGGGGCATGGGCCGCGGCAATGGTGCCTGTCCCCAGGGCATGCGCTGA
- a CDS encoding class I SAM-dependent methyltransferase → MFTRFLAHQLAHPSGLFGRLVMARWLRSHTRSVNAWALDLLGMGPGDRLLEIGFGSGDLLFEVLDRDRQARVAGLDLSEAMVRVASKRLRSFLREGRCELAQGSVEAIPFGDSGFSRLVSVNALYFWPSPALALAECRRVLAEGGVLLLCFDAKANLEQWAGHRFGFRLYEPPEVEALLRDAGFQVLDLQSRSFPGYGEAHCVRARAGFRGGQT, encoded by the coding sequence ATGTTCACCCGCTTTTTGGCCCACCAGCTTGCCCACCCTTCCGGCCTGTTCGGCCGCCTCGTCATGGCCCGCTGGCTCCGGAGCCACACCCGGTCCGTGAACGCCTGGGCCCTGGACCTGCTCGGGATGGGCCCGGGCGACCGGTTGCTGGAGATCGGCTTCGGGAGCGGGGACCTGCTGTTCGAGGTGCTGGACCGGGACCGCCAGGCCCGGGTTGCGGGCCTCGACCTGTCGGAGGCGATGGTCCGCGTGGCCTCGAAGCGGCTTCGCTCCTTTCTCCGGGAGGGGCGCTGCGAGCTCGCCCAGGGGTCCGTCGAGGCCATCCCCTTCGGCGATTCGGGCTTCTCCCGGCTGGTGAGCGTGAACGCCCTCTACTTCTGGCCCTCGCCCGCCTTGGCCCTGGCCGAATGCCGGCGGGTCCTGGCGGAGGGCGGGGTCCTCCTCCTGTGCTTCGACGCCAAGGCCAACCTGGAGCAGTGGGCGGGGCACCGCTTCGGGTTCCGGCTCTACGAGCCGCCCGAGGTCGAGGCCCTCCTGCGGGACGCGGGGTTCCAGGTCCTGGACCTGCAAAGCCGCTCCTTTCCGGGCTACGGGGAGGCGCACTGCGTCCGGGCCCGGGCCGGATTCCGGGGGGGACAAACCTGA
- the yidC gene encoding membrane protein insertase YidC: MRILLSLLLALPLLAGDTLTLENAELRITWRNRDAAIEQVEWRADHARFFQGPGPGAAAGTFAGEPAVADTPRGREVTFTGAGGARVVYLLPAQGHVLELVASTVPLDLLPAQAAGRVFTLEDRRIHAVAWADIVKEPFFGFLGARRKELPPAAPRLGMDAGPFAAIWHLASPPQRGPGGYLLPPGGAGRLYLGPRQESALGAFGKPFTQVLDYGFFGPLGRALYLGLTLIHAALPNWGWTLVAFSALLRLLLWPLNTKSVVQALRTRDLEPHVKALQARRKDAGGSRAEQQQEVMAFYKQNGHNPMGGCLAALIQMPVFLALYSMLGNVFELRNAPWMFWIRDLSAKDPTYVLPILLCVGMFAQQAAAPPAGDPAQRRMMLVVLPVMMLFMFASLPAGLNLYYLVFNGVGLIQTWWVTRTYRSGPVVAIDMQSR; this comes from the coding sequence TTGAGAATCCTCCTCTCCCTCCTCCTCGCCCTGCCGCTCCTGGCGGGGGACACCCTGACCCTCGAGAACGCGGAACTCCGGATCACCTGGCGGAACCGCGACGCGGCCATCGAACAGGTGGAATGGAGGGCGGACCACGCCCGGTTCTTCCAGGGGCCGGGCCCGGGCGCCGCCGCCGGGACCTTCGCGGGCGAGCCCGCGGTCGCGGACACGCCCCGGGGCCGGGAGGTCACGTTCACCGGGGCCGGCGGCGCGCGGGTGGTCTACCTCCTGCCCGCCCAGGGCCACGTGCTGGAACTGGTGGCTTCCACCGTCCCGCTGGACCTCCTGCCCGCCCAGGCCGCGGGCCGGGTCTTCACCCTGGAGGACCGGCGCATCCACGCCGTGGCCTGGGCCGACATTGTTAAGGAGCCGTTCTTCGGGTTCCTGGGGGCCCGGCGCAAGGAACTGCCGCCGGCCGCGCCGCGCCTGGGCATGGACGCCGGGCCCTTCGCGGCCATCTGGCACCTGGCCTCGCCGCCCCAGCGCGGGCCCGGCGGGTACCTCCTGCCCCCGGGGGGCGCCGGGCGCCTCTACCTGGGGCCCAGGCAGGAATCCGCCCTGGGGGCGTTCGGGAAGCCCTTCACCCAGGTGCTGGACTACGGCTTCTTCGGGCCCCTGGGGAGGGCGCTGTACCTGGGCCTGACCCTGATCCACGCCGCGCTCCCGAACTGGGGGTGGACCCTCGTGGCGTTCTCGGCGCTGCTGCGCCTGCTGCTCTGGCCCCTGAACACGAAGTCCGTCGTGCAGGCGCTGCGGACCCGGGACCTGGAGCCCCACGTGAAGGCCCTCCAGGCCCGCCGGAAGGACGCCGGCGGCTCCAGGGCGGAGCAGCAGCAGGAGGTCATGGCCTTCTACAAGCAGAACGGCCACAACCCCATGGGCGGCTGCCTCGCCGCCCTAATCCAGATGCCCGTCTTCCTGGCGCTCTACAGCATGCTGGGCAACGTCTTCGAGCTGCGGAACGCGCCGTGGATGTTCTGGATCCGGGACCTGTCGGCGAAGGATCCCACCTATGTCCTGCCCATCCTGCTCTGCGTGGGCATGTTCGCCCAGCAGGCCGCGGCCCCGCCCGCCGGCGACCCGGCCCAGCGCCGCATGATGCTGGTGGTCCTGCCCGTGATGATGCTCTTCATGTTCGCGAGCCTGCCCGCGGGGCTGAACCTCTACTACCTGGTCTTCAATGGGGTGGGCCTGATCCAGACCTGGTGGGTGACCCGAACCTACCGGTCCGGGCCGGTTGTTGCGATTGACATGCAATCACGTTGA
- a CDS encoding sensor histidine kinase, which yields MPETPSERALPTYQDLPVFNWSWLLARSMLYSSFGLGISLVVGVSFLLGSGRWALGGLLLLNYLLIGGGFALRSSINRRRHLARGRQRREMDEARRARQRAELRLTVLQAQVEPHFLFNTLASVRSLVRQDPKRAEATIDALVGYLRAAIPRLRPDDGGAVSTLEGQFAICESYLKVMKVRMGDRLSYGVDLPPELAQTTFPALMLISLVENAIKHGLESRPGPGRVELRADRPEPGRVRVVVADDGLGLAPGLGSGVGLANIREHLATLYGAEASLELQGGASGGVTATIRLPERRAA from the coding sequence ATGCCCGAGACTCCAAGCGAACGCGCGCTGCCGACGTACCAGGACCTCCCCGTCTTCAACTGGTCCTGGCTCCTGGCGCGGTCCATGCTTTACAGCTCCTTCGGGCTGGGCATCAGCCTGGTGGTGGGGGTCAGCTTCCTGCTGGGGTCGGGGCGGTGGGCGCTGGGCGGGCTGCTGCTGCTGAACTACCTCCTCATCGGCGGGGGGTTCGCCCTGCGGTCGAGCATCAACCGGCGGCGCCACCTGGCGCGGGGCCGGCAGCGGCGGGAGATGGACGAGGCCCGCCGGGCCCGGCAGCGGGCCGAGCTGCGCCTCACGGTGCTGCAGGCCCAGGTGGAGCCGCATTTCCTCTTCAACACCCTGGCTTCGGTGCGGTCCCTGGTGCGCCAGGATCCGAAGCGGGCGGAGGCCACCATCGACGCCCTGGTGGGCTACCTGCGGGCGGCCATCCCGAGGCTCCGCCCGGACGACGGGGGCGCGGTGAGCACCCTCGAGGGGCAGTTCGCCATCTGCGAGAGCTACCTGAAGGTCATGAAGGTGCGGATGGGCGACCGCCTGTCCTACGGGGTGGACCTGCCGCCGGAGCTGGCCCAGACCACGTTCCCCGCCCTCATGCTCATCTCCCTGGTGGAGAACGCCATCAAGCACGGCCTGGAGTCCCGGCCGGGGCCGGGGCGGGTGGAACTGCGGGCGGACCGGCCGGAACCGGGCCGGGTGCGGGTGGTGGTGGCGGACGACGGCCTGGGCCTGGCGCCGGGGCTGGGCTCTGGCGTGGGGCTGGCCAACATCCGGGAACACCTGGCGACGCTCTACGGCGCCGAGGCCTCCCTGGAGCTCCAGGGCGGGGCCTCGGGGGGCGTGACGGCCACCATCCGGCTCCCGGAAAGGCGGGCGGCATGA
- a CDS encoding LytTR family DNA-binding domain-containing protein, with the protein MPEPLRIVVAEDEPYNLKRLVRLLKDQGCQVVAELEDGLAVMEWLEAGGTADALFLDVQMPGLTGLEVMAEIQAGLPVVLVTAFAEHAVKAFEHAALDYLLKPVTEERLALTLERLRTARPPKPPSAGPFRYPVKAGEGLVLLELARTSHFEFKDGAVWAHAGGEWRTLWKTLAEAEQALEGRGLIRGHRHLLLRPEAILGARNLDSGRMQVKLAGGLDVEISRGAAPALKKRLGLP; encoded by the coding sequence GTGCCTGAACCGCTCCGCATCGTCGTGGCCGAGGACGAGCCCTACAACCTCAAGCGCCTGGTCCGGCTGCTGAAGGACCAGGGCTGCCAGGTCGTGGCGGAACTGGAGGACGGCCTCGCCGTCATGGAATGGCTGGAAGCCGGCGGCACGGCGGATGCCCTGTTCCTGGACGTGCAGATGCCCGGCCTCACCGGCCTGGAGGTCATGGCCGAAATCCAGGCAGGCCTGCCCGTGGTGCTGGTCACCGCCTTCGCCGAGCACGCCGTGAAGGCCTTCGAGCACGCCGCCCTGGACTACCTCCTGAAGCCCGTCACGGAGGAACGGCTGGCCCTGACCCTCGAGCGCCTGAGGACCGCCCGCCCCCCGAAGCCCCCCTCCGCGGGCCCCTTCCGCTACCCCGTGAAGGCCGGCGAAGGCCTGGTCCTCCTGGAGCTGGCCCGGACCTCCCATTTCGAGTTCAAGGACGGGGCCGTGTGGGCCCACGCCGGGGGCGAGTGGCGCACCCTCTGGAAGACCCTGGCCGAGGCCGAACAGGCCCTGGAGGGCCGCGGCCTGATCCGCGGGCACCGCCACCTCCTCCTGCGCCCCGAGGCGATCCTGGGGGCGAGGAACCTGGATTCGGGGCGCATGCAGGTCAAGCTCGCGGGGGGACTGGACGTGGAGATCAGCCGGGGGGCGGCGCCGGCGCTGAAGAAACGGCTGGGCCTGCCCTAG
- a CDS encoding glycosyl hydrolase family 17 protein has product MRYFLCLCLALSARLCAAEPDLARQAWWGNAVCYSGYREGQDPDKGLYPSPAQVLEDLRILDRRWKVIRLYGSDRHAADVLEAIRAHKLGLRVMLGMWLSGKPGKAPENERQVAEGIRLANAYKDVVVAVSVGNEALVDWSDHKLTEPVVIAFVKRVKAGVACRVTVADDFLYWAKAGNRLAEHLDFITLHSYPLWGNQDIDEAFATTLEKFAEVRRVHPGKTIVFGEVGWATFTQGPQHAPRAGSEAKQKRYFEEMSAWAKSMGVTTFIFEAFDEPWKGAGTEGHWGLFSVDRKAKPAVLGWFPELRPAGPTSPSYGERP; this is encoded by the coding sequence ATGCGTTATTTCCTCTGTCTGTGCCTCGCCCTATCCGCGCGCCTGTGCGCCGCCGAACCCGACCTGGCCCGCCAGGCCTGGTGGGGGAACGCGGTGTGCTATTCCGGATACCGGGAAGGCCAGGATCCCGACAAGGGTCTCTATCCCTCCCCCGCCCAGGTCCTGGAGGACCTGCGCATCCTCGACCGCAGGTGGAAGGTCATCCGCCTCTACGGCTCCGACCGCCACGCCGCCGACGTGCTGGAGGCCATCCGGGCCCACAAGCTGGGCCTGCGGGTCATGCTGGGCATGTGGCTCAGCGGCAAGCCCGGCAAGGCCCCCGAGAACGAGCGCCAGGTCGCCGAGGGCATCCGGCTGGCCAACGCCTACAAGGACGTCGTCGTGGCCGTGAGCGTGGGCAACGAGGCCCTGGTGGACTGGTCGGACCACAAGCTCACCGAACCGGTGGTGATCGCCTTCGTGAAGCGCGTGAAGGCCGGGGTGGCCTGCCGGGTCACCGTGGCGGACGACTTCCTGTACTGGGCCAAGGCCGGCAACCGCCTGGCGGAGCACCTGGACTTCATCACCCTGCACAGCTACCCCCTGTGGGGGAACCAGGACATCGACGAGGCCTTCGCCACGACCCTGGAGAAGTTCGCGGAAGTGCGGCGCGTCCATCCCGGGAAGACCATCGTCTTCGGGGAGGTGGGCTGGGCCACCTTCACCCAGGGCCCGCAGCACGCGCCCAGGGCCGGCAGCGAGGCCAAGCAGAAGCGCTACTTCGAGGAGATGAGCGCCTGGGCGAAGTCCATGGGCGTGACCACCTTCATCTTCGAGGCCTTCGACGAGCCCTGGAAGGGCGCGGGGACGGAAGGCCACTGGGGCCTGTTCTCGGTGGACCGCAAGGCCAAGCCGGCGGTCCTGGGCTGGTTCCCCGAGCTGCGCCCCGCGGGGCCCACCTCGCCGAGCTACGGGGAGCGGCCATGA
- a CDS encoding cysteine hydrolase family protein yields the protein MNKALLVIDVQNDYFPGGAYPLWNAEAALDNVVEAIAKATSEGIPVILIQHIAEGPAPFFNEGTPGVRIHPRILAAAPQAPVVVKHHADAFHQTTLERTLRDLGVTELVVAGMMTQNCVTHTAISRAAEPYQVTVLGDCCATASQLLHLVALKALSIRVKVS from the coding sequence ATGAACAAGGCCCTGCTGGTCATCGACGTCCAGAACGACTACTTCCCCGGAGGGGCCTATCCCCTCTGGAACGCGGAGGCCGCCCTGGACAACGTGGTGGAAGCCATCGCCAAGGCCACGTCGGAAGGCATCCCCGTCATCCTCATCCAGCACATCGCCGAGGGCCCGGCCCCCTTCTTCAACGAAGGCACGCCCGGGGTCCGGATCCATCCCAGGATCCTCGCCGCCGCGCCGCAGGCGCCGGTGGTGGTGAAGCACCACGCCGACGCGTTCCACCAGACCACGCTGGAGCGCACGCTGCGGGACCTCGGCGTCACCGAGCTGGTGGTGGCGGGCATGATGACCCAGAACTGCGTCACCCACACCGCCATCTCCCGGGCCGCGGAGCCCTACCAGGTGACCGTCCTGGGGGACTGCTGCGCGACGGCGAGCCAGCTGCTGCACCTCGTGGCCCTGAAGGCGCTTTCGATCCGGGTCAAGGTTTCCTAG
- a CDS encoding LytTR family DNA-binding domain-containing protein — MIRGLIAEDEEPQRLELAGLLREAWPELELVAVCGDGLAALEALEEHRPQVLFLDIRMPGLNGLAVAREVGARAHVVFLTAYDEYAVAAFDAGAVDYVLKPVLRERLAQAVERVRGRLERDAPPPSMDELLERLITRQREGGRRLQWITAGAGDTVKLFPIGDVIYFQADEKYTRVATREETALIRVPLKDLLEGLDPDQFWQVHRSVIVRAPAIEYARRDELGRLRLKLRGRDELLPVSAAFQHRFRAM, encoded by the coding sequence ATGATCCGGGGCCTCATCGCGGAGGACGAGGAACCCCAGCGCCTGGAACTGGCGGGGCTGCTGCGGGAGGCGTGGCCGGAACTGGAGCTGGTCGCCGTGTGCGGGGACGGCCTCGCGGCCCTGGAGGCGCTGGAGGAGCACCGGCCCCAGGTGCTCTTCCTGGACATCCGCATGCCCGGGCTGAACGGCCTGGCCGTGGCCCGGGAGGTGGGGGCGCGGGCCCACGTGGTCTTCCTCACGGCCTACGACGAATATGCCGTCGCGGCCTTCGACGCCGGGGCCGTGGACTATGTCCTGAAGCCCGTCCTGCGCGAGCGCCTGGCCCAGGCGGTGGAGCGGGTCCGCGGGCGCCTGGAGCGGGACGCGCCGCCTCCGTCCATGGACGAGCTGCTGGAGCGGCTCATCACCCGCCAGCGGGAGGGCGGAAGGCGCCTGCAGTGGATCACCGCGGGCGCCGGCGACACGGTCAAGCTCTTCCCCATCGGGGACGTCATCTACTTCCAGGCCGACGAGAAGTACACCCGGGTGGCAACCCGGGAGGAGACAGCCCTCATCAGGGTCCCTCTGAAGGACCTGCTGGAGGGCCTGGATCCCGACCAGTTCTGGCAGGTGCACCGCTCGGTCATCGTGCGGGCCCCGGCCATCGAATATGCCAGGCGGGACGAACTGGGCCGGCTGCGCCTGAAGCTCAGGGGCCGGGACGAGCTGCTGCCGGTGAGCGCTGCCTTCCAGCACCGTTTCCGGGCCATGTGA
- a CDS encoding multicopper oxidase family protein: protein MRSVLVRRLAGLAAFAVSTLAAQSPGVSPALTKYVDLLPVPPVATPVHKAGLPALADYYEIAMTEHKHQFHSELGKATVWTYGLGGQPGVYLGPTIVAQRDRPVIVKWINKLPNDPATFPLRDSIDPTIMGADLPTGRAIPHLHGGKTAARFDGTPEQWWTSTGQKGAAFVSDTFMYTNEQPATLLWYHDHAMGATRFNPYLGLAAAYLIFDKVDTGTAINGQKVPSGAYHLPIVLQDKIFNPDGTLYYPTQGNNALHPVWVPEFFGDTPVINGKAYPRLNVEPRRYRLRLLNGSQARFFNLGFDHDGSPLAFHVIGSEQGLLPAPVRKTSLLIAPGERFDVIIDFSRLRQGARITVTNDAPAPYPDGGMMEIPELMRIVVDKPLAGPDATVPAAHLKLPKVPRLVPTRGLGAREMVGEETEDPATGTPVDMKFNGYGSMDPTTDFIKVGTTETWEWINLTGDAHPMHVHLIAFQVLNRQPFDADAYKAAWDSYLAGGRQPSQKPDIRHFLTGPAQAPEPEELGFKDTVKAYPGFVTRIRGTFDVPYTSALDLDFRKRSLGSYVYHCHILEHEENDMMRPFEVVF, encoded by the coding sequence ATGCGATCCGTCCTCGTCCGGAGGCTGGCGGGGCTCGCCGCCTTCGCCGTCTCCACCCTCGCGGCCCAATCCCCCGGCGTCAGCCCGGCGCTGACCAAATACGTGGACCTCCTCCCCGTCCCCCCGGTGGCCACCCCCGTGCACAAGGCCGGCCTCCCGGCCCTGGCCGACTACTACGAAATCGCCATGACCGAGCACAAGCACCAGTTCCATTCGGAGCTGGGGAAGGCCACGGTGTGGACCTACGGCCTCGGCGGCCAGCCCGGGGTCTACCTGGGGCCCACCATCGTGGCCCAGCGGGACCGTCCGGTGATCGTGAAGTGGATCAACAAGCTGCCCAACGACCCCGCCACCTTCCCCCTCCGGGATTCCATCGATCCCACGATCATGGGGGCGGACCTGCCCACGGGCCGGGCCATCCCCCACCTGCACGGCGGCAAGACCGCCGCGCGGTTCGACGGGACGCCCGAGCAGTGGTGGACGTCCACGGGCCAGAAGGGCGCGGCCTTCGTCTCGGATACGTTCATGTACACCAATGAGCAGCCCGCCACGCTCCTGTGGTACCACGACCACGCCATGGGTGCCACCCGGTTCAATCCCTACCTGGGCCTGGCCGCCGCCTACCTGATCTTCGACAAGGTCGACACCGGAACGGCCATCAACGGCCAGAAGGTGCCCTCGGGGGCCTACCACCTCCCCATCGTCCTCCAGGACAAGATCTTCAACCCCGACGGCACGCTGTACTACCCCACCCAGGGCAACAACGCCCTCCATCCCGTCTGGGTGCCCGAATTCTTCGGCGACACGCCGGTCATCAACGGCAAGGCATATCCCCGGCTCAACGTGGAGCCCCGGCGGTACCGGCTCCGGCTGCTGAACGGGTCCCAGGCGCGCTTCTTCAACCTGGGCTTCGACCACGACGGCTCCCCGCTGGCCTTCCACGTCATCGGATCCGAACAAGGTCTCCTGCCGGCCCCCGTCCGCAAGACCTCCCTGCTCATCGCGCCCGGCGAACGGTTCGACGTGATCATCGACTTCTCACGTCTCCGCCAGGGCGCCCGCATCACCGTCACGAACGATGCGCCCGCGCCCTATCCCGACGGCGGCATGATGGAGATCCCCGAACTGATGCGCATCGTCGTGGACAAGCCCCTGGCCGGCCCCGATGCCACCGTGCCCGCGGCCCACCTGAAGCTCCCCAAGGTGCCCAGGCTGGTGCCCACCCGCGGCCTCGGGGCGCGGGAAATGGTCGGCGAGGAGACCGAAGACCCCGCCACCGGCACGCCTGTGGACATGAAGTTCAACGGCTACGGCTCCATGGATCCGACCACCGATTTCATCAAGGTGGGCACCACGGAGACCTGGGAGTGGATCAACCTGACGGGGGACGCCCACCCCATGCACGTGCACCTCATCGCCTTCCAGGTGCTGAACCGCCAGCCCTTCGATGCGGACGCCTACAAGGCCGCCTGGGACAGCTACCTGGCCGGAGGAAGGCAGCCCTCCCAGAAGCCGGACATCCGCCATTTCCTCACGGGCCCCGCCCAGGCTCCGGAACCGGAGGAGCTGGGCTTCAAGGACACGGTGAAGGCCTATCCGGGGTTCGTCACGCGCATCCGCGGCACCTTCGACGTGCCCTACACCTCCGCCCTGGACCTGGACTTCCGGAAGCGCTCCCTGGGCTCCTACGTCTATCACTGCCATATCCTCGAGCATGAGGAGAACGACATGATGAGGCCCTTCGAGGTCGTCTTCTGA
- a CDS encoding GlxA family transcriptional regulator, with the protein MATRIGILDYPGAQASAVLGLRDLLEEASRLHKLRGGAGLDVAVLAGLPALDAPLTALVLPPALGGEPASDPKRPAWLTARHREGTLLCSVCMGAMLLAETGLLAGRPATTHWGLRARFAERFPAVLLDTDRLVIDDGDLMTAGGLMAWVDLGLRLVTRFLGPEAMLATARQLLVDPGGREQRFYSTFAPVLTHGDPAILRAQAWLQAHGGGKVDVPAMAGAARLGERTFQRRFKRATGLRPTEYLQHLRVGRARELLERPGLGVDEIAWRVGYEDPGAFRKIFLRLMGLSPGEYRRRFGTGASQDA; encoded by the coding sequence ATGGCGACCCGCATCGGCATTCTGGACTATCCCGGCGCCCAGGCCTCGGCGGTGCTGGGCCTGAGGGATCTGCTGGAGGAGGCCTCCCGGCTCCACAAGCTGCGGGGCGGCGCGGGGCTGGACGTGGCCGTCCTGGCGGGTCTGCCGGCGCTGGACGCGCCCCTTACGGCCCTGGTCCTGCCCCCGGCCCTGGGGGGCGAGCCGGCTTCCGATCCCAAACGTCCGGCATGGCTGACGGCCCGCCACCGGGAGGGGACCCTCCTGTGCTCGGTGTGCATGGGCGCCATGCTGCTGGCCGAGACGGGGCTCCTGGCCGGCCGCCCCGCCACGACCCACTGGGGCCTGAGGGCCCGTTTCGCCGAGCGGTTCCCGGCCGTCCTCCTGGACACCGACCGCCTCGTCATCGACGACGGCGACCTCATGACGGCCGGAGGCCTGATGGCCTGGGTGGACCTGGGCCTGCGGCTGGTGACCCGCTTCCTGGGCCCCGAGGCCATGCTCGCCACCGCGCGCCAGCTCCTGGTGGACCCCGGGGGCCGGGAGCAGCGCTTCTACAGCACCTTCGCCCCGGTCCTCACCCACGGGGACCCGGCCATTCTGAGGGCCCAGGCCTGGCTGCAGGCGCACGGCGGCGGCAAGGTGGACGTGCCGGCCATGGCGGGGGCGGCCCGCCTGGGGGAGCGCACCTTCCAGCGCCGCTTCAAGCGGGCCACCGGGTTGAGACCGACGGAATACCTGCAGCACCTCCGGGTGGGCAGGGCCCGCGAGCTGCTGGAGCGGCCGGGCCTCGGCGTGGACGAGATCGCCTGGCGGGTGGGCTACGAGGACCCGGGCGCGTTCCGGAAGATCTTCCTGCGGCTGATGGGGCTGTCCCCGGGCGAGTACCGGCGGCGGTTCGGGACCGGCGCCTCCCAGGACGCCTAG